In the genome of Alphaproteobacteria bacterium, one region contains:
- the crcB gene encoding fluoride efflux transporter CrcB: MTALTLAAVAAGGAAGAVARYLTMSAVGALVGVGFPYGTLTVNVVGSFVLGVLVELGAQIWSPAPELRAMLVVGFLGAFTTFSTFSLDVIVLIERKTYGPAAAYVAASVVLSVAALFAGMRLMRGLLG; this comes from the coding sequence GTGACCGCGCTGACCCTGGCGGCGGTGGCGGCCGGCGGTGCCGCCGGCGCGGTCGCGCGCTATCTGACGATGAGCGCGGTCGGCGCGCTGGTCGGCGTCGGCTTTCCCTACGGCACCCTGACGGTAAACGTTGTCGGTTCCTTCGTGCTCGGCGTGCTGGTCGAGCTCGGCGCGCAGATCTGGTCGCCGGCGCCGGAGCTGCGCGCAATGCTGGTGGTGGGGTTCCTCGGGGCCTTCACCACCTTCTCCACCTTCTCGCTGGATGTGATCGTGCTGATCGAGCGCAAGACCTACGGGCCGGCGGCCGCCTATGTGGCGGCCTCGGTCGTGCTCTCCGTCGCCGCCCTGTTCGCCGGCATGCGCCTGATGCGGGGGCTGCTGGGATGA
- a CDS encoding RluA family pseudouridine synthase: MSGVASHTVTAEDADVRLDRWFRRLAPQLSHGRLEKLLRTGQVRVDGKRAKASQRLQAGQVVRVPPLGEPATADAPARPQPALTAAEIAEVRGWVLHRDADVIAIAKPAGLAVQGGTGTTRHLDAMLEALQFDAAERPRLVHRLDKDTSGVLLLARSAPAARALTASFRARDAEKLYWAIVVRGPDREVGTIDLALRKKTGRAGEQMEVDPEGGQRAITDMRVVDRAGKRAAWLALWPRTGRTHQLRVHCAAVGAPILGDGKYGGADAFITGADIAHRLHLHARRIDIAHPAGGRLAVTAPLPEDLRVTWQFFGFDEADFDRMEVDDD, from the coding sequence ATGAGCGGTGTCGCCTCGCACACCGTGACGGCCGAAGATGCCGACGTCCGGCTCGACCGCTGGTTCCGCCGCCTGGCGCCGCAGCTCAGCCACGGTCGCCTGGAAAAGCTGCTGCGCACCGGCCAGGTGCGCGTCGACGGCAAGCGCGCCAAGGCGAGCCAACGGCTGCAGGCGGGCCAGGTGGTGCGCGTCCCGCCGCTGGGCGAACCGGCAACCGCCGACGCGCCGGCCCGGCCGCAGCCGGCGCTGACGGCGGCCGAGATCGCCGAGGTGCGCGGCTGGGTGCTGCATCGCGACGCCGACGTGATCGCCATCGCCAAGCCGGCCGGGCTTGCGGTGCAGGGCGGTACCGGCACGACCCGCCATCTCGACGCGATGCTGGAGGCGCTGCAATTCGACGCCGCCGAGCGGCCGCGGCTGGTCCACCGGCTCGACAAGGACACCAGCGGCGTGCTGCTGCTGGCGCGGTCGGCGCCCGCTGCCCGTGCGCTGACCGCGTCGTTCCGCGCTCGCGACGCCGAGAAGCTGTACTGGGCGATCGTCGTCCGCGGCCCGGACCGCGAGGTGGGAACCATCGACCTGGCCTTGCGCAAGAAGACGGGCCGCGCCGGTGAGCAGATGGAGGTCGATCCGGAAGGCGGGCAGCGCGCGATCACCGACATGCGGGTCGTCGACAGGGCAGGCAAGCGTGCGGCCTGGCTGGCCCTGTGGCCGCGCACCGGCCGCACCCACCAGCTGCGCGTGCATTGCGCGGCGGTCGGCGCGCCGATCCTGGGCGATGGCAAATACGGCGGCGCCGACGCCTTCATCACCGGCGCTGACATCGCCCACCGCCTGCACCTGCACGCGCGCCGCATCGACATCGCCCATCCGGCAGGCGGCCGGCTGGCGGTGACCGCCCCGCTGCCGGAGGATCTGCGGGTGACCTGGCAGTTCTTCGGCTTCGACGAGGCCGATTTCGACCGGATGGAAGTCGATGACGACTGA
- a CDS encoding HAD-IA family hydrolase, translating into MTTDGAPRLALFDCDGTLVDSQRTIIQSMGGAFAAIGRVAPDEERIRRVVGLRLDMAIAKLAGGLPGSELDAAVDGYRETFLRLHADPDHAEPLYDGALAALDVLAAAGWLLGIATGKSRSGLVSTLDRHGLRGRFVTLQTADDAAGKPSPEMVYRALDETGVAVSRTVVIGDTGFDIAMAANAGARSLGVAWGYHPPEELAEAGAAGVARRFSEVPGLLDALVAR; encoded by the coding sequence ATGACGACTGACGGCGCGCCGCGGCTGGCCCTGTTCGACTGCGACGGCACGCTGGTCGACAGCCAGCGCACGATCATCCAGTCGATGGGCGGCGCTTTCGCCGCAATCGGGCGGGTGGCGCCGGACGAGGAGCGGATTCGCCGCGTCGTCGGCCTGCGGCTGGACATGGCGATCGCCAAGCTGGCCGGCGGGCTGCCAGGCTCGGAACTGGACGCGGCGGTGGACGGCTATCGCGAGACGTTCCTGCGGCTGCATGCCGACCCGGACCATGCCGAGCCGCTCTATGACGGGGCACTGGCCGCGCTCGACGTGCTGGCGGCGGCCGGCTGGCTGCTCGGTATCGCCACCGGCAAGTCGCGCAGCGGACTGGTCTCGACGCTCGACCGCCACGGCCTGCGCGGCCGGTTCGTGACGCTGCAGACCGCCGACGACGCGGCCGGCAAGCCCTCGCCGGAGATGGTCTACCGGGCGCTGGACGAAACCGGCGTGGCGGTGTCGCGGACCGTGGTGATCGGCGACACCGGCTTTGACATCGCCATGGCCGCCAACGCGGGCGCGCGGTCGCTGGGGGTCGCCTGGGGCTATCACCCGCCAGAGGAGCTGGCCGAGGCCGGAGCCGCCGGCGTCGCCCGGCGGTTCAGCGAGGTGCCGGGGCTGCTCGATGCCCTGGTGGCGCGGTGA
- a CDS encoding ATP12 family protein: MKRFFKQAGCRRTEAGWAVELDGRPVRTPGRRALCLPRQALAEALCAEWNAQGEKIDMRAMPLNRIANAAIDLVPDRRDEVIDQIVRYGATDLLCYRTAEQPELAARQQATWQPVLDWLMRQHDAPLAVTDAVTPVGQPEASLAAIRAALRPRDDFALAAISNLTAVLGSVALALAVVDRAVTSDAAWAASILDETHQARLWGEDAEAAGARAARRADFDVAVRMLALLAAADDD; encoded by the coding sequence GTGAAACGGTTCTTCAAGCAGGCGGGTTGCCGGCGCACCGAGGCCGGCTGGGCTGTCGAGCTGGACGGCCGGCCGGTGCGCACGCCGGGCCGGCGTGCGCTGTGCCTGCCGCGTCAGGCCCTGGCCGAGGCGCTGTGTGCCGAATGGAACGCGCAGGGCGAGAAGATCGACATGCGCGCGATGCCGCTGAACCGCATCGCCAACGCCGCCATCGACCTGGTTCCGGATCGCCGCGACGAGGTGATCGACCAGATCGTGCGCTATGGCGCGACCGATCTGTTGTGCTACCGGACGGCCGAGCAGCCGGAGCTGGCGGCGCGCCAGCAGGCGACCTGGCAGCCGGTGCTCGACTGGCTGATGCGTCAGCACGACGCGCCGCTGGCCGTTACCGACGCGGTGACGCCGGTCGGCCAGCCGGAGGCCTCGCTGGCGGCGATCCGCGCGGCGCTGAGGCCGCGGGACGATTTCGCGCTGGCGGCGATTTCCAACCTCACCGCGGTGCTGGGTTCGGTGGCATTGGCCCTCGCCGTGGTCGACCGTGCGGTGACGTCGGATGCGGCCTGGGCGGCGTCGATCCTCGACGAGACCCACCAGGCGCGGCTGTGGGGCGAGGACGCCGAGGCTGCGGGCGCGCGGGCGGCGCGGCGGGCCGACTTCGACGTGGCGGTGCGGATGCTTGCGCTGCTGGCGGCGGCCGACGATGACTGA
- a CDS encoding acylphosphatase has protein sequence MTDRQAWLLRIAGRVQGVGFRAWIVREAVRRELDGWVRNRRDGTVEALFAGPAAAVAAMIEACRRGPIGARVDRVETGEPAAADVPARGRGFAQRPTE, from the coding sequence ATGACTGACCGGCAGGCGTGGCTGCTGCGGATCGCCGGCCGCGTCCAGGGCGTCGGCTTTCGCGCCTGGATCGTGCGCGAGGCGGTGCGCCGCGAACTCGACGGCTGGGTGCGCAACCGTCGCGACGGCACGGTCGAGGCGCTGTTCGCCGGGCCGGCGGCGGCGGTCGCGGCGATGATCGAAGCTTGCCGCCGCGGTCCGATCGGCGCGAGGGTCGACCGGGTCGAGACCGGCGAGCCGGCGGCGGCGGATGTGCCGGCGCGCGGGCGGGGCTTCGCGCAGCGGCCGACGGAGTAG
- a CDS encoding VOC family protein, whose amino-acid sequence MAGNGMRLAAVRVFVSDIAGAVDFYRDQLGLQPEAVSLDDGYAVFPLANGADLIVEADAPEEDGEEGLVGRFVGASLAVDDIEEAYQSLSEQGVRFADPPERQPWGGWLAHFMDPDDNVLSLVQLPEADPAV is encoded by the coding sequence ATGGCGGGGAACGGGATGCGTCTGGCAGCGGTGCGGGTGTTCGTCAGCGACATCGCCGGCGCGGTCGATTTCTATCGCGACCAGCTGGGCCTGCAGCCGGAAGCGGTGTCGCTCGACGACGGCTATGCCGTTTTTCCGCTGGCGAACGGCGCCGACCTGATCGTCGAGGCCGACGCGCCGGAGGAGGACGGCGAGGAGGGGCTGGTCGGCCGCTTCGTCGGCGCGTCGCTGGCGGTGGACGACATCGAGGAGGCGTATCAGTCGCTGAGCGAGCAGGGCGTGCGCTTTGCCGACCCGCCCGAGCGCCAGCCGTGGGGCGGCTGGCTGGCCCACTTCATGGACCCCGACGACAACGTGCTGTCGCTGGTCCAGCTGCCTGAGGCCGATCCGGCGGTGTAG
- a CDS encoding metal ABC transporter permease, protein MFDDFFVRALAAAVGVAVVACPLGCFVVWRRMAYFGDTMAHSALLGVALGVVAGIDLTVGVAIAAILVALALYGLQRAETFATDTLLGILAHAALAIGLVVIGVTGGIRLDLIGYLFGDILAVDDAALATIWAGGAGVLAVLALAWRRLLAITIDRDLAAAEGTAPAPIELLFMLLIAIVVALAMQMVGILLITAMLIIPAAAARPLARTPEQMAIAAAGIGASAAVLGLIASLQLDTPAGPSIVVVATMLFLATAATAALRRG, encoded by the coding sequence ATGTTTGACGATTTCTTCGTGCGCGCGCTGGCCGCAGCGGTCGGCGTCGCCGTTGTCGCCTGCCCGCTGGGCTGTTTCGTGGTCTGGCGGCGCATGGCCTATTTCGGCGACACCATGGCCCATTCGGCCCTGCTCGGCGTCGCGCTCGGCGTGGTCGCCGGGATCGATCTGACCGTCGGGGTCGCCATCGCCGCGATCCTGGTGGCGCTGGCACTCTACGGCCTGCAGCGGGCGGAGACCTTCGCCACCGACACCCTGCTCGGCATCCTCGCCCATGCCGCGCTGGCGATCGGCCTGGTCGTCATCGGCGTCACCGGCGGCATCCGTCTCGACCTGATCGGCTATCTGTTCGGCGACATCCTGGCGGTCGACGACGCCGCACTGGCGACGATATGGGCGGGCGGCGCCGGCGTGCTGGCGGTGCTGGCGCTGGCCTGGCGGCGGCTGCTGGCGATCACCATCGACCGCGACCTCGCCGCGGCGGAAGGCACCGCGCCGGCCCCGATCGAGCTGCTGTTCATGCTGCTGATCGCCATCGTGGTCGCGCTGGCGATGCAGATGGTCGGTATCCTGCTGATCACTGCCATGCTGATCATTCCGGCGGCCGCGGCCCGGCCGCTGGCACGCACGCCGGAACAGATGGCGATTGCCGCCGCGGGCATCGGCGCCAGCGCCGCCGTGCTCGGCCTGATCGCGTCGCTGCAGCTCGACACCCCGGCCGGCCCGTCGATCGTCGTGGTGGCGACGATGCTGTTCCTGGCCACCGCCGCGACGGCGGCGCTGCGCCGCGGCTGA
- a CDS encoding metal ABC transporter ATP-binding protein — MRAGEPLIRAEGLGVRAQDHWVLRNVDIAVASGEIVTLIGPNGGGKTTLVRALLGVAHIHRGTVVRRPGLTVGYVPQRLRIDPTLPLTVRRMMTATSRHDGAELRQALEATGVAHTLDRPVQRLSGGELQRVLLARAMMRKPALLVLDEPVQGVDYAGEAALYQLIADTRARTGCGVLMVSHDLHIVMAATDRVVCLNGHVCCTGSAHDVSGSPEYRALFGPRAVDAIAVYAHKHDHEHV, encoded by the coding sequence ATGCGGGCCGGCGAGCCGCTGATTCGCGCCGAGGGGCTGGGCGTGCGCGCGCAGGACCACTGGGTCCTGCGCAATGTCGACATCGCGGTCGCCAGCGGCGAGATCGTCACCCTGATCGGGCCCAACGGCGGCGGCAAGACCACGCTGGTCCGCGCACTGCTCGGGGTCGCGCACATCCATCGCGGCACCGTCGTCCGCCGGCCGGGCCTGACCGTCGGCTACGTGCCGCAACGGCTGCGCATCGACCCGACCTTGCCGCTGACCGTGCGCCGGATGATGACGGCGACGTCGCGCCACGACGGTGCCGAGCTGCGGCAAGCGCTGGAGGCGACCGGGGTCGCCCACACCCTCGACCGCCCGGTGCAGCGGCTGTCGGGCGGCGAGCTGCAGCGGGTGCTGCTGGCCCGCGCGATGATGCGCAAGCCGGCGCTGCTGGTCCTCGATGAGCCGGTCCAGGGCGTCGACTATGCCGGCGAGGCGGCGCTCTACCAGCTGATCGCCGACACCCGCGCGCGCACCGGCTGCGGCGTGCTGATGGTCTCGCACGACCTGCACATCGTCATGGCCGCCACCGACCGCGTGGTCTGCCTCAACGGCCATGTCTGCTGCACCGGCAGCGCCCATGACGTCAGCGGCTCGCCGGAATACCGCGCCCTGTTCGGTCCGCGCGCGGTCGATGCCATCGCGGTCTACGCGCACAAGCACGACCACGAGCATGTTTGA
- a CDS encoding Fur family transcriptional regulator encodes MARQKAETDGHGFPQPDHDHRHCIDQALGAAEALCAARGVRLTDQRRAVLRLLLEDHAPRGAYEIMDRLDWGERRPAPAQVYRALEFLQEQGLVHRLASINAFVSCWTPDRPHGAQFLICRDCGTVAEMADETVERAIVHAAGDAGFKVTAPTVEIAGICPNCAAGS; translated from the coding sequence ATGGCAAGACAGAAGGCTGAGACCGATGGCCACGGGTTCCCGCAGCCCGATCACGACCACCGGCATTGCATCGACCAGGCGCTCGGAGCGGCAGAGGCGCTGTGCGCGGCACGCGGCGTGCGTCTGACCGACCAGCGCCGCGCCGTGCTGAGGCTGCTGCTGGAGGACCACGCGCCGCGCGGCGCCTATGAGATCATGGACCGCCTCGACTGGGGCGAACGCCGGCCGGCGCCGGCGCAGGTCTATCGCGCGCTGGAGTTCCTGCAGGAGCAGGGGCTGGTCCACCGGCTGGCCAGCATCAACGCCTTCGTCAGCTGCTGGACCCCCGATCGGCCGCACGGCGCGCAGTTCCTGATCTGCCGGGACTGCGGCACCGTGGCGGAGATGGCCGACGAGACCGTGGAGCGCGCCATCGTGCACGCGGCGGGCGATGCCGGCTTCAAGGTGACCGCGCCGACGGTCGAGATCGCGGGCATCTGCCCCAACTGCGCCGCGGGCTCGTAA
- a CDS encoding zinc ABC transporter substrate-binding protein, which translates to MTSILPLHGLVAGVMNGVGSPTLLVEDGGSPHGYALRPSQARTLAEADAVFWIGSGMEGFLTEPLAALAGDAAVLAMTDAPGIVPLPVREGGLWEAHDHAAGEEDGDAHGEGDHGDAAHDEDGEELIDHHLWLDPDNAIAMVAAVADTLGAIDPANAEAYAANAEALQLRIGALDAALAARFASLRDRPYVVFHDAFQYLEAHYGLSPVGSVTVSPEAPVSAARLAEIEARIRATGAVCVFAEPQFRPALIETIVADTGVRAGTLDPLGVAGGDAQEDYFALMNGLADSLAGCLGG; encoded by the coding sequence GTGACCAGCATCCTGCCGCTGCACGGCCTGGTCGCCGGCGTGATGAACGGCGTCGGCTCGCCGACCCTGCTGGTGGAGGATGGCGGCTCGCCGCATGGCTATGCCCTGCGCCCGTCGCAGGCGCGGACGCTGGCCGAGGCCGACGCCGTCTTCTGGATCGGCAGCGGCATGGAGGGGTTCCTGACCGAGCCGCTGGCGGCACTGGCCGGCGACGCCGCCGTGCTGGCGATGACGGACGCGCCCGGCATCGTGCCGCTGCCGGTGCGCGAAGGCGGGCTGTGGGAGGCGCACGATCATGCCGCCGGTGAGGAAGACGGCGATGCGCATGGCGAAGGCGATCATGGCGATGCGGCGCACGACGAAGACGGCGAAGAACTGATCGACCACCACCTGTGGCTCGACCCCGACAATGCGATCGCGATGGTCGCGGCCGTCGCTGACACCCTCGGCGCGATCGACCCGGCCAATGCCGAGGCATACGCCGCCAACGCCGAAGCGCTGCAGTTGCGGATCGGCGCCCTCGACGCCGCACTCGCCGCGCGCTTCGCCTCCCTCCGCGACCGGCCCTATGTGGTCTTCCACGACGCCTTCCAGTATCTTGAGGCGCATTACGGGCTCTCGCCGGTGGGCTCGGTGACGGTCAGCCCGGAGGCGCCGGTCAGTGCGGCGCGGCTGGCTGAGATCGAGGCGCGGATCCGCGCCACCGGCGCGGTCTGCGTGTTCGCCGAGCCGCAGTTCCGGCCGGCGCTGATCGAGACCATCGTCGCCGACACCGGCGTGCGTGCCGGCACGCTCGACCCGCTGGGCGTGGCCGGCGGCGACGCGCAGGAGGATTATTTCGCGCTGATGAACGGACTGGCCGACAGTCTCGCCGGCTGCCTCGGCGGGTAG
- the lipB gene encoding lipoyl(octanoyl) transferase LipB: MALTSASQALEICRLRDRPAAPVEWRIAERPVAYPDALAAMEARVAAIRAGTAAELVWLLEHPALYTGGTSARREDLLWPDRFPVYQTGRGGQYTYHGPGQRVAYVMLDLDRRGRDIRCFVHDLEQWLIEALSRFNLRGERRDGRVGIWVARGGGREDKVAAIGVRVRKWVSFHGIALNVDPDLSHFRGIVPCGIEAGAESPYGVTSLVDLGLPVTMTDADLALREAFEAVFGAPTVPA; encoded by the coding sequence ATGGCGCTGACCAGCGCAAGCCAAGCCCTGGAAATCTGCCGGCTTCGCGACCGGCCCGCGGCGCCGGTGGAATGGCGGATCGCGGAGCGGCCGGTGGCCTATCCCGATGCGCTTGCCGCGATGGAGGCCCGGGTCGCCGCGATCCGCGCCGGCACCGCGGCGGAGCTGGTCTGGCTGCTCGAGCACCCGGCGCTCTACACCGGCGGCACCAGCGCCCGGCGCGAGGACCTGCTATGGCCCGACCGGTTCCCGGTCTACCAGACCGGCCGTGGCGGCCAGTACACCTATCACGGCCCCGGCCAGCGGGTGGCCTATGTCATGCTCGACCTCGACCGGCGCGGCCGCGACATCCGCTGCTTCGTGCATGACCTGGAGCAGTGGCTGATCGAGGCGCTGTCGCGCTTCAACCTGCGCGGCGAGCGGCGCGACGGCCGTGTCGGCATCTGGGTCGCCCGCGGCGGCGGTCGCGAGGACAAGGTCGCGGCGATCGGCGTGCGCGTGCGCAAGTGGGTCAGCTTCCACGGCATCGCGCTCAATGTCGACCCGGACCTGAGCCACTTCCGCGGCATCGTCCCGTGCGGCATCGAAGCCGGTGCCGAGTCGCCCTATGGCGTCACCTCGCTGGTCGATCTCGGCCTGCCGGTGACCATGACCGACGCCGACCTTGCCCTGCGCGAGGCGTTCGAGGCGGTGTTCGGCGCACCGACCGTGCCCGCCTGA
- the mgtE gene encoding magnesium transporter, giving the protein MAEAARQDPIQAPETEEAEDLYGLTDEVTRAIVEAIDTKRFDEVARLTAELHAADVADLIERLGGERRELLIKAIGPSLLPETLSHLDYQVREELVDLLPASEIAAALAELDTDDALEIIEDLDTAQQREVLAELPAPDRALVEQGLTYPEESAGRLMQRAFVMVPQFWTVGETIDHLRDSKDDESLPDEFYDLFVVDPKMQLVGAVALSRIMRSRRKVKIAELMKEDIKRIPVDMDQEEVAFLFRQYGLVDAPVIDADGRLLGMITVDDIVHVVGEEAEEDMLKLAGVQESDVFSAVLNTTRSRFTWLFINLLTAIAASVVIGLFEDAIAAVVALAVLMPIVASMGGNAGTQTLTVAVRALATRELSPSNAWRVIFKEVMVGLINGLSFALIMGAIAFFWFSSWQIGAVIGAAMVLNLLAAAFFGAFIPLGLERLGVDPAVASSVFLTTVTDIVGFLAFLGLATVFLL; this is encoded by the coding sequence ATGGCCGAAGCCGCGCGGCAAGACCCGATCCAGGCCCCGGAGACCGAAGAGGCTGAAGACCTCTATGGCCTGACCGACGAGGTCACCCGCGCGATCGTCGAGGCGATCGACACCAAGCGCTTCGACGAGGTCGCCCGCCTCACCGCCGAGCTGCATGCCGCCGACGTCGCCGACCTGATCGAGCGGCTGGGCGGCGAGCGGCGCGAACTGCTGATCAAGGCGATCGGCCCGTCGCTGCTGCCCGAGACCCTCAGCCACCTCGACTATCAGGTCCGCGAGGAACTGGTCGACCTGTTGCCGGCGTCGGAGATCGCGGCGGCGCTGGCCGAGCTCGACACCGACGACGCGCTCGAGATCATCGAGGATCTCGACACCGCCCAGCAGCGCGAGGTGCTGGCCGAGCTGCCGGCGCCCGACCGCGCGCTGGTCGAGCAGGGCCTGACCTATCCCGAGGAGTCGGCCGGCCGGCTGATGCAGCGCGCCTTCGTGATGGTGCCGCAGTTCTGGACCGTCGGCGAGACCATCGATCACCTGCGCGACAGCAAGGACGACGAGAGCCTGCCGGACGAGTTCTACGACCTGTTCGTCGTCGACCCGAAGATGCAGCTGGTCGGCGCGGTGGCGCTGAGCCGGATCATGCGCAGCCGGCGCAAGGTGAAAATCGCCGAGCTGATGAAGGAGGACATCAAGCGCATCCCGGTCGACATGGACCAGGAGGAGGTGGCGTTCCTGTTCCGCCAGTACGGTCTGGTCGACGCGCCGGTGATCGACGCCGACGGGCGTCTGCTGGGCATGATCACGGTGGACGACATCGTGCACGTGGTCGGCGAGGAGGCCGAGGAGGACATGCTGAAGCTGGCCGGCGTGCAGGAGTCCGACGTGTTCTCCGCCGTGCTCAACACGACTCGGTCGCGCTTCACCTGGCTGTTCATCAACCTGCTGACCGCGATCGCGGCCTCGGTGGTGATCGGGCTGTTCGAGGATGCCATCGCCGCGGTGGTGGCGCTGGCCGTGCTGATGCCGATCGTCGCCTCGATGGGCGGCAATGCCGGGACCCAGACCCTGACCGTGGCGGTGCGCGCGCTCGCCACCCGCGAGCTGTCGCCCTCCAACGCCTGGCGGGTAATCTTCAAGGAGGTGATGGTCGGGCTGATCAACGGGCTCAGCTTCGCGCTGATCATGGGCGCGATCGCATTCTTCTGGTTCTCGTCGTGGCAGATCGGCGCGGTGATCGGCGCAGCGATGGTGCTGAACCTGCTGGCCGCCGCCTTCTTCGGCGCGTTCATTCCGCTGGGGCTGGAACGGCTGGGCGTCGACCCGGCGGTCGCCTCGAGCGTGTTCCTGACCACCGTCACCGACATCGTCGGGTTCCTGGCGTTCCTCGGCCTGGCCACGGTGTTCCTGCTGTGA
- a CDS encoding GNAT family N-acetyltransferase: MSDGIVIRDGRDADSDAVIALVDLCWSAYPGVILDVDLEEPGLRHPASHFRAKDGRFWTAWRGAALHGIVGYAFDPATATVELHKLYVHPDARRGGLGRRLTALVEAAARDRGAARIELWSDTRFETAHRFYRGLGYTRTGRTRDLHDLSNTTEFHFEKRLGP, encoded by the coding sequence GTGAGCGACGGCATCGTCATCCGCGACGGCCGCGACGCCGACAGCGACGCGGTGATCGCGCTGGTCGACCTGTGCTGGTCGGCCTATCCCGGCGTGATCCTCGACGTCGACCTGGAAGAGCCCGGCCTGCGCCACCCGGCCAGCCATTTCCGCGCCAAGGACGGCAGGTTCTGGACGGCCTGGCGCGGCGCGGCGCTGCACGGCATCGTCGGCTACGCCTTCGATCCCGCCACCGCCACGGTCGAGCTGCACAAGCTCTACGTCCATCCGGACGCCCGCCGCGGCGGGCTCGGCCGGCGGCTGACCGCGCTGGTGGAGGCGGCGGCGCGCGACCGCGGCGCCGCCCGGATCGAGCTGTGGTCCGACACCCGCTTCGAGACCGCGCACCGGTTCTACCGCGGCCTCGGCTACACCCGGACCGGCCGCACCCGCGACCTGCACGACCTGTCGAACACGACGGAGTTCCACTTCGAGAAGCGGCTGGGCCCGTAG
- a CDS encoding Gfo/Idh/MocA family oxidoreductase: MSGDNIANQAGFETWGRRLRLGFVGGGKGAMIGTIQATGARITNRWEVVAGALSARPEVAVESGRAWHLAEDRIYTDYREMAAKEKQRPDGIDAVCVVTPNDKHHAMCCTFLDAGYDVICDKPLTTTLDDAIDLVRRVRKAGVVFGVTHAFAANAMVRQMRDMVAAGAVGRIRQIHVAYFDEFLAFPGAEETKQFSWRIDPAQSGAASTAADIGTHAWHLSTFVSGLEMQQVRAEFHTCSRPKPMEDTAFMHVRFAGGVPGTLNVTQVAAGERGGLHLRIYGDDGRLEWLQSESEKLRYTRLGEAEQIITRGVGGSMADSTQRYVTLPRGYAEGWFEAWANLYAEFAVAIAARRDGRTLPAGHVAFPTVEDGARGIKFVTAAVKSNAEGGSWQDCTLDLSAL; this comes from the coding sequence ATGAGCGGCGACAACATCGCCAACCAGGCCGGCTTCGAGACCTGGGGTCGGCGCCTGCGGCTCGGCTTCGTCGGCGGCGGCAAGGGCGCCATGATCGGCACGATCCAGGCCACCGGTGCCCGCATCACCAACCGCTGGGAAGTGGTCGCCGGCGCATTGTCGGCCCGGCCCGAGGTGGCCGTCGAATCCGGCCGGGCCTGGCACCTGGCCGAGGATCGCATCTACACCGACTATCGCGAGATGGCAGCGAAGGAGAAGCAGCGGCCGGACGGCATCGACGCGGTCTGCGTCGTCACCCCGAACGACAAGCACCATGCGATGTGCTGCACCTTCCTCGACGCCGGTTACGACGTCATCTGCGACAAGCCGCTGACCACGACGCTGGACGACGCCATCGACCTCGTCCGCCGGGTGCGCAAGGCCGGGGTGGTGTTCGGCGTCACCCATGCCTTCGCCGCCAACGCCATGGTCCGCCAGATGCGCGACATGGTCGCCGCCGGCGCTGTCGGTCGCATCCGCCAGATCCACGTTGCCTATTTCGACGAGTTCCTTGCCTTCCCCGGCGCCGAGGAAACCAAGCAGTTTTCCTGGCGCATCGACCCGGCCCAGTCCGGCGCGGCCAGCACCGCGGCCGACATCGGCACCCATGCGTGGCACCTGTCCACCTTCGTCAGCGGCCTGGAGATGCAACAGGTGCGGGCCGAGTTCCACACCTGCAGCCGGCCGAAGCCGATGGAGGACACCGCATTCATGCACGTGCGCTTCGCCGGCGGCGTGCCCGGCACGCTGAACGTAACCCAGGTCGCGGCCGGCGAGCGCGGCGGGCTGCACCTGCGCATCTATGGCGACGACGGCCGGCTGGAATGGCTGCAGAGCGAATCTGAGAAGCTGCGCTACACCCGCCTGGGCGAGGCCGAGCAGATCATCACCCGCGGTGTCGGCGGCAGCATGGCGGATTCGACCCAGCGCTACGTCACCCTGCCCCGCGGCTATGCCGAGGGCTGGTTCGAGGCCTGGGCCAATCTCTATGCCGAGTTCGCCGTCGCCATCGCCGCGCGCCGCGACGGCCGCACCCTGCCTGCCGGCCACGTCGCGTTCCCGACCGTCGAGGACGGCGCCCGCGGCATCAAGTTCGTCACCGCCGCCGTCAAATCCAACGCCGAGGGCGGCAGCTGGCAGGACTGCACGCTGGACCTCAGCGCACTCTGA